The genomic window TCAAATTTGTACAAAAACAATTATGGATACTACAGATCCAAATATTGTTTTCAATGAAAAAGGTGAAAGTGATTACTATATCAATTATATTGAAAATATATTACCAACTTGGCACACAGATGAAAGAGGCTTAAAAGAACTTGAACAGGAAGCTGAGAAAATTAAAAAAGACGGTAAAAACAGAGATTTCGACTGTATTATTGGACTTAGTGGAGGGTTGGACAGCTCTTATGCTGCCTATGTAGCAAAGGAAGTAATGGGGTTGCGTCCTCTTATTTTCCATGTGGATGCAGGCTGGAATACAGACCGCGCGGTAAGTAATATTGAGAAATTGGTAAACGGGCTAAACCTCGATTTATATACCGAAGTTATCAACTGGGAGGAAATGAAAGATCTGCAGGTGGCATTCTTGAAATCTCAGATTGCAGATCAGGATATGCCTCAGGATATTGCATTCTTTTCCGGGTTGTATAAATTTGCCAAGAAGAATAAAATTAAATATGTTCTTACAGGAGGAAACTATTCAACAGAATGCTGCAGAGAGCCTGAAGAATGGGGAGCATATCCTGGGATTGATAAAACGCTTATATTGGATATCCACAAAAAGTTTGGGAAAAGAGAACTCAAAACTTTTCCTATCGTAGATATCATGAGCTATAAACTGTATTATAAATATGTTTTAGGAATGCAGGTTTATAAGCCATTAAACAGTCTGCCATACATTAAAAAAGATGTAGAAAAAATGCTTTTTGATAAATATGGATGGGAAAGTTTCCAGCATAAGCATCACGAATCGAGATTTACGAGATTCTTTGAAGATTATTGGATGCCAAAAAAATTCGGATATCAGAAAAGGAAAGCACATTTTTCCAGTCTTATTCTTACAGGTCAGATGACCAGAGAAGAAGCGCTGGACAGAGTTTCCAGACCGGAACTTTCTGAAGAATTTCTGCAGAAAGAATTTGAGTATGTAGCCAATAAGTTAGATCTTACCGTTGACGAGCTTCAAAAATTATTTGAAGGTGAAAATAAGACCTATCACGATTACAAAAATAAAAGATCACTGATAGGCATTGGCGCTCAGGCAATGAGAAAATTTGGACTTGAAAAAAGATTATTCAGATGATAACGATTATTGACTACGGGGTTGGAAACATCAATGCCTTTGTGAATGTGTACAAAAGAGTAGATGTTCCCGTAAAAATTGCAAAAACAAAAGACGATCTGGAAGATGCACAAAAATTAATTCTTCCCGGGGTAGGACATTTTGATCATGCAATGACTCAATTGAATAATTCGGGAATGAGAGATAAACTCGACGAATTGGTGCTTGATAAAAAAGTACCGGTAATCGGGATTTGTGTCGGGATGCAGATGATGGCAAACAATAGTGATGAAGGAAAATTAGATGGTTTGAAATGGATCGATGCCACAGTTAAAAAATTTGACGAAACAAAAATTAATCAGGTAACAAGGCTGCCTCATATGGGATGGAATGATGTAAAGCCTGTAAAAGATATTGAATTATTCAGAGGCTTAGAAAAAGACTCTATTTTTTATTTTCTGCATACTTATTATTTTCATTGCAACAATAATGAGGATATAATGGCTGTTACCGAATATGGTGGGGAATTTGCTTCAGCCGCACATCACGAAAATAAATACGGAATACAATTTCACCCGGAAAAAAGCCATCATTATGGTGAAATTTTATTGCACAATTTTGCAAAACTTTAAATGTTTTAAACACAAATGTTAAGACCCAGAATTATACCTAGTCTTCTGATACAGGACAATGGACTTGTAAAAACGGTAAATTTTAAAAATCCGAAATACGTCGGAGATCCTATTAATGCAGTAAGGATATTTAACGAGAAAGAAGTAGACGAGCTTGCTATTTTTGATATTGATGCAACGGTAAAAGGATTAGAGCCTAATTATAGTTTAATTGAAAGAATAGCAAATCAATCCAGAATGCCACTTTGCTATGGAGGTGGTGTAAAAACTGTTGAACAGGCGCAAAAGATTTTTGGGTTGGGAATTGAAAAAATTGCCCTTTCTTCAGCTGTTCTTCAAAATCCACAGTTGATCACTCAGATTGCAGACAGGGTAGGCTCACAAAGTGTGATTGTAGTACTCGATGTCAAAAAAAAGCTTTTCGGCGGATATGAAGTCTATACTCATAACGGAAAAAAAGCTACGGGAATCAATCCGTTTAAATTTGTGGAAGATGCTCAAAAACTGGGTGCAGGAGAAATTATTATTAATTCTATTGATCAGGATGGTGTGATGAAAGGGTATGACCTTTCATTAATAGATAAAGTAAGAGAAAAAATATCACTTCCACTTACTGTTTTAGGAGGTGCAGGTTCTTTGAATGATATTAAACAAGTAATAGACAAGCACGGAATTATTGGAGTTGCGGCAGGTAGTTTGTTTGTATTTAAAGGTGTATATAAAGCCGTTTTAATAAACTATCCATCTTTTGAAGAAAAAGAAGGCTTAAGGCAAAAATAATTATGTGCGGAATAGCAGGACTGATATATAAGGACAAAACACCGGTGAAGGAGGGAACTCTAAGGAAAATGACAGATAAAATGTCACATAGAGGTCCGGATGCCGAAGGTTTTTTTGTCCACGAAAATTTAGGATTCGGACATCGAAGATTATCGATCATCGATATGAGCGAATCTGCAAATCAACCTTTTCATTTTAATGATAAGCATGTTCTAGTTTTTAACGGAGTTATTTACAATTATATTGAACTCAAAGAAGAACTTAAGGAAAAAGGATATTCATTTAATACAACTTCAGATACCGAGGTTTTGGTTGCTTCTTATGACTGCTGGGGAGAAGAATGTGTTAAGAAGTTCAATGGGATGTGGGCTTTTGCAATTTTTGATTCTAAGAATAATAAAGTATTTTGTTCAAGAGATCGTTTTGGGATAAAACCTTTTTATTATTTTTCTAATGAGAACAAGTTTATTTTTGCATCTGAAATTAAACCTATCCTTGAAATTGAAAAAGTAGAAAAGGTAAACATTCAGATATTATTACAGTATCTGATTGTAAACTTAACGGGCCATTTTAATGAAACTTTTTTCGAAGGCATCTTAAAATTACCAGCATCTCATAATCTTATATATGATCTAAAAACGAATGAATTCCGAATCTATAAATATTATGATATTGAGTTTAAAAAAGAGATAAATAAATTAAACTTAGAGGAATCTATTGAAATTTTTGAAAAAAAATTCGAAGAATCTATTAAAATAAGATTAAGGTCAGATGTAAAAATAGGAAGTGCATTGAGTGGAGGATTAGACAGTCCTTATGTAACCACAATTGCCAATAAAATCATAGATAAACAAAATAATTGCGGTTTTACGGCTATCACAGTAGGGTCATTGGATGAAAGGGATGATGAGAGCAAACTGGCAAAACTTATTGCAGAAACAATCCATGTCAATCATGATATTGTAACTCCTAAATCCGACGAATTCAGGCATGATCTTGAAAACGTAATTTTTATGCATGAAGAACCCTTTGCCGATTTGTCGGTGTTCATGCAAAATTTTCTGATGAAGGAAGCGAATAAGTTAGGCGTAAAAGTATTTCTTGACGGGCAGGGCGCTGACGAAATTCTATTGGGATATAGCAGATATACCGCTGCTTTTTTAAGAAATCATGATTTTATCTCAAATCTGAAATTTTTAAAAAAGGTAAAAAGTCATTATGATATTTCTATTCTGGAAGCAGGGAAAATATATTTTTACTTTTCGAGCTATTTTGTAAGGAAGTTCAGATTGCAAAGGAGAGGTGCTATTTTAAAGAATAAATATCTTGGAATTATAAATTTTTCTAAACTAAAGAAACTTACAAAATCATATAAAAAAATTTTTGAACTTCAGAAAAACGAAATTTTCCATTTCCTTCTTCCTGATATTTTAAGGATAGAAGATAAAAATTCGATGCTTTTTTCTATTGAATCCAGATTACCTTTTCTAGATTACACATTTGTAGAAACTGTATTATCAATCAATAACAATTATAAAATAAGGGATGGCTGGTCAAAATATATTTTAAGGAGAAATCTTGAAAAATTTTTGCCAGATGAAGTAACATATAACAGCAGGAAAATTGGACTAAACCCACCTGTCAATCACTGGTGGCCGCGATCACAAAAAATCCTGGAAACCATCAATAACTCAAAAATAATACAGGAAATTTCAAAAAAGAAATATACCTTTATTGCAGACCGGGATCTGGAATGGAGATTGTACAACATTGCAGTCTGGGAAAAACTCTATAACATGAAACTTTAATATTAAAAACACATATGCAGATTAAAGATAAAACACTTCTTATCACAGGTGGAACAGGTTCCTTTGGGACAGCTGTTCTCAGAAAATTTATTAATACGGATCATTTTAAAGAGATACGTATCTTTTCACGTGATGAGAAAAAGCAGGATGATATGAGAAATCAGTTTAAAAATGATAAACTGAAATTTTATATTGGTGATGTAAGAGATTATAAAAGTATCGAACCCGCAATGAGAAGGGTAGATTATGTATTTCACGCTGCCGCTTTGAAGCAGGTTCCATCATGCGAATTTTTCCCGATGCAGGCCGTGAAAACCAACGTGGAAGGAACTCAAAACGTCATCGATGCTGCTGCAATAAACAAAGTAAAAAAAGTAATCTGCCTAAGTACAGATAAAGCCGCATATCCTATCAATGCGATGGGAATTTCAAAAGCAATGATGGAAAAAGTCGCGGTAGCCGCTTCCAGAAACCTGGACGAAACAGTCGTTTGCCTTACCAGATACGGAAATGTAATGGCTTCACGAGGCTCCGTTATTCCTTTGTTTGTAAAGCAGATCAAAAACGGGGATCCGATTACGATCACCGATCCTAATATGACGAGATTTTTAATGTCACTGGAAGAAGCCGTTGATTTGGTTTTATTTGCTTTTGAACACGGAAATCCTGGTGATTTGTTCGTTAATAAAGCTCCTGCAGGAACAATCGGAGATTTGGCTCAGGCACTGAAAGAAATGTTTAAGGCCGATAATCCTATAAAAATAATCGGAACGAGACACGGTGAAAAATTATATGAAACATTGTGTACCCGTGAAGAAATGATCAAAGCAGAAGATATGGGAGATTTTTACAGAATTCCTGCGGACAACAGGGATTTGAATTATGCTCAGTATTTTTCTGAAGGAACGGAAGATATTTCGAAAATTGAAGATTATCACTCTCACAACACCCACCAGCAGGACGTTGAAGGAATGAAACAACTTTTGATGAAACTTCCTTTGATAAGAAAAGAAGTGTTGGGAGAAGACTTAATGCAATATCCAGATTAAATTATATTGGTATGGAAACTCCCCAGATTATTAAAGGAGGAAAATATTCCGACGACAGAGGTAATCTCTTTTTTAATAATAATTTTAATGCATCGCAAATTAAAAGGATCTATTACATAGAAAATGCAGATACCAAATTTGTGAGAGGCTGGACCGGACATAAAATCGAACAAAGATGGCTTTCTGCATCGCAGGGAAGCTTCACTATCAGACTGATTAAGATTGATCATTGGGAAAAACCATCTGAAAATTTACCGATTTTAAAATTTGAATTAAATTCCGGGCAATTGGATGTTCTTCATATTCCTAAAGGGTATGTAAGTGCTATTCAGTCTCGGGAAGAAAAATCGAGATTACTGGTGATGGCAGATTATTTTTTGGGCGAAATTGCTGATGATTATCGTTTTCCTATAGACTATTTCGAAAATTTTAAATAATGAAGAAAATTGGAATTACCGGGCAAAACGGATTTGTCGGTTCACATTTATATAATACTTTAGGGCTTTATCCCGAAAAATTTGAAACCATTCATTTCGATAGAGATTTTTTTGAAAATGAAGAAAAATTGGATGAATTTGTCGGAAAATGCGATGTCATTGTACATCTTGCAGCCATGAATCGCCATCCTGATCCGGAAGTTATTTATAATAATAATCTGGATTTGGTTAAAAAATTGGTTTCATCTTTAGAAAAAACAAATTCTAAGGCTCATGTTCTCTTTTCATCATCAGCTCAGGAAGAAAAAGATAACCTTTACGGAAAATCCAAAAAAGAAGGACGGGAACTTTTGGCAGAATGGGCTGAAAAATCAGGCGGAAAGTTTACCGGAATGGTGATTCCTAATGTTTTCGGACCGTTCGGAAAGCCCAATTATAATTCCTTCATTGCAACTTTTTGTCACAAACTTACCCATGGAGAAACTCCTGTTATCGACAACGACGGGGAGGTGAAATTAATCTACGTGGGAGAATTGGTTCAGGAAATTATTAACCAAATTGAAAGGGGAGAAACCAAAAAATTATATGAAGTTCAGTCTACTTCTACGAATAAAGTTTCGGAAGTGCTTCAAAAATTAGAAAATTATAAACAATTATATTTCGATAACGGGGAAATTCCTGTATTGGAGACACAATTTGATTTTAATTTATTTAATACTTTCCGTTGTTATTTTGATATTAAAAATCATTATCCGGTTAAATTTACCCAGCATACCGATCCGAGAGGAGCTTTTGTTGAGGTGATTCGACTTGGAATTGGAGGGCAGTGCTCGTTTTCAACGACAGTGCCGGGAATTACCAGAGGAAATCATTATCATACCAGAAAAATAGAAAGATTTGCTGTTATTAAAGGAAAAGCATTAATACAGTTAAGAAAAATAGACACAGACGAAGTACTGGATTTCTATCTTGACGGGAACGAACCGGCTTATGTAGATATGCCGATCTGGTACACCCACAATATTAAAAATATAGGAGAAGAAGAATTATATACGATTTTTTGGATTAATGAACCTTTCAATCCGGAAGACGCAGATACGTATTTCTTAGAAGTATAAGCGGATGGAAAAAATAGGCCATTTAAAAGCATCAATCATAAAAGATCAGGAAATGTATTTTCTGATCATGGCTTTATTTGGTTATATTCTTGCGTATATAGACCCATATTATTCTAAGGGATTTCCTCATTACATCAATTTTTTTATCAGGGGCGGGATATTTTTACTTTCAATATATTTTATAGTAAAGAATTTTCATATTGTTCAAAAAAGAAAAACAGTCATTATTGTATTTGCTTTGTTTTTCTCTTTTTATTTATTTAAACTTTATAAGACGATTCCCAGTTTTACCGTTCCTCCGGATGTTTTTACCGGATTGAAGAATTCTATTTATTACTATGGGTTTATGGTGATCCCTTTACCGGTAATTGCTATTTTGAGCTTAAATTATCAAGAAATAGATTTTAAAAAGTTTTTCAGGATTATTTTTTTCGGACTTCTTATTATTTTCGGAATTAATTTTCTTTACACCAATTTTGTATTCGAATCGTATAGAAGCAACGGGAGAAGTGGTATTTTCCGGTCTTATTATATTCTGGTTGGGCATTATGGGCTGAGCCTGGTGATCATGTCATTATATGGCTATTTATTTTTAAAAGCTAAAGGATATTTTTACGCATTGGGGATTTTACTGGGATCTTTTGCCATCTTCGTTTCTGCTGCCAGAAGTCCTGTATTGGCACTTTTTGTTATTCTCTTTGTCTTTTTGATCGCGATTAATAATAGAAAATACTGGCTCTGCTTTTTGGGAGCGGTTGTGTTGGCTTTTGTTGGGCTTTTTGTTATTTATCGAACCGGAATTGGTGAAAATTCTATTTTTTTTGAGAGGTTAAATGGGGCTATTTTTGAAAGAAATGCTTCCGGAAGATCATCATTTTTTAGCAGGGGAATAGAAATATTTCTCAATCATCCGCTGTTCGGAGGGAATGCATTATTTGAAGACGGTATGTATTCTCACAATATTTTTGTTGATATATTAATGTCAACAGGAGTATTCGGTATGGCTCTGTTTATAATTTATTTTAAATTTGTAGTTCAGAGTTTTATTAAAATTTTGAAACATATTTATAAGTATAAAGAAAGCGGAGTGGTGATCTTCTTTTTCTTGCAATATTTTATTTTGGCCCAGACATCGGGAAATCTTTACTTATCATTTGAGTTTTGGTACTTTGGTGCGGCAGTTATTGGCTTAGGATATATAAATTTTA from Chryseobacterium wanjuense includes these protein-coding regions:
- a CDS encoding polysaccharide biosynthesis protein; the encoded protein is MQIKDKTLLITGGTGSFGTAVLRKFINTDHFKEIRIFSRDEKKQDDMRNQFKNDKLKFYIGDVRDYKSIEPAMRRVDYVFHAAALKQVPSCEFFPMQAVKTNVEGTQNVIDAAAINKVKKVICLSTDKAAYPINAMGISKAMMEKVAVAASRNLDETVVCLTRYGNVMASRGSVIPLFVKQIKNGDPITITDPNMTRFLMSLEEAVDLVLFAFEHGNPGDLFVNKAPAGTIGDLAQALKEMFKADNPIKIIGTRHGEKLYETLCTREEMIKAEDMGDFYRIPADNRDLNYAQYFSEGTEDISKIEDYHSHNTHQQDVEGMKQLLMKLPLIRKEVLGEDLMQYPD
- a CDS encoding N-acetyl sugar amidotransferase; the encoded protein is MEETRPYQICTKTIMDTTDPNIVFNEKGESDYYINYIENILPTWHTDERGLKELEQEAEKIKKDGKNRDFDCIIGLSGGLDSSYAAYVAKEVMGLRPLIFHVDAGWNTDRAVSNIEKLVNGLNLDLYTEVINWEEMKDLQVAFLKSQIADQDMPQDIAFFSGLYKFAKKNKIKYVLTGGNYSTECCREPEEWGAYPGIDKTLILDIHKKFGKRELKTFPIVDIMSYKLYYKYVLGMQVYKPLNSLPYIKKDVEKMLFDKYGWESFQHKHHESRFTRFFEDYWMPKKFGYQKRKAHFSSLILTGQMTREEALDRVSRPELSEEFLQKEFEYVANKLDLTVDELQKLFEGENKTYHDYKNKRSLIGIGAQAMRKFGLEKRLFR
- a CDS encoding polysaccharide biosynthesis C-terminal domain-containing protein gives rise to the protein MKKIGITGQNGFVGSHLYNTLGLYPEKFETIHFDRDFFENEEKLDEFVGKCDVIVHLAAMNRHPDPEVIYNNNLDLVKKLVSSLEKTNSKAHVLFSSSAQEEKDNLYGKSKKEGRELLAEWAEKSGGKFTGMVIPNVFGPFGKPNYNSFIATFCHKLTHGETPVIDNDGEVKLIYVGELVQEIINQIERGETKKLYEVQSTSTNKVSEVLQKLENYKQLYFDNGEIPVLETQFDFNLFNTFRCYFDIKNHYPVKFTQHTDPRGAFVEVIRLGIGGQCSFSTTVPGITRGNHYHTRKIERFAVIKGKALIQLRKIDTDEVLDFYLDGNEPAYVDMPIWYTHNIKNIGEEELYTIFWINEPFNPEDADTYFLEV
- a CDS encoding WxcM-like domain-containing protein; protein product: METPQIIKGGKYSDDRGNLFFNNNFNASQIKRIYYIENADTKFVRGWTGHKIEQRWLSASQGSFTIRLIKIDHWEKPSENLPILKFELNSGQLDVLHIPKGYVSAIQSREEKSRLLVMADYFLGEIADDYRFPIDYFENFK
- the asnB gene encoding asparagine synthase (glutamine-hydrolyzing) gives rise to the protein MCGIAGLIYKDKTPVKEGTLRKMTDKMSHRGPDAEGFFVHENLGFGHRRLSIIDMSESANQPFHFNDKHVLVFNGVIYNYIELKEELKEKGYSFNTTSDTEVLVASYDCWGEECVKKFNGMWAFAIFDSKNNKVFCSRDRFGIKPFYYFSNENKFIFASEIKPILEIEKVEKVNIQILLQYLIVNLTGHFNETFFEGILKLPASHNLIYDLKTNEFRIYKYYDIEFKKEINKLNLEESIEIFEKKFEESIKIRLRSDVKIGSALSGGLDSPYVTTIANKIIDKQNNCGFTAITVGSLDERDDESKLAKLIAETIHVNHDIVTPKSDEFRHDLENVIFMHEEPFADLSVFMQNFLMKEANKLGVKVFLDGQGADEILLGYSRYTAAFLRNHDFISNLKFLKKVKSHYDISILEAGKIYFYFSSYFVRKFRLQRRGAILKNKYLGIINFSKLKKLTKSYKKIFELQKNEIFHFLLPDILRIEDKNSMLFSIESRLPFLDYTFVETVLSINNNYKIRDGWSKYILRRNLEKFLPDEVTYNSRKIGLNPPVNHWWPRSQKILETINNSKIIQEISKKKYTFIADRDLEWRLYNIAVWEKLYNMKL
- the hisH gene encoding imidazole glycerol phosphate synthase subunit HisH, with the translated sequence MITIIDYGVGNINAFVNVYKRVDVPVKIAKTKDDLEDAQKLILPGVGHFDHAMTQLNNSGMRDKLDELVLDKKVPVIGICVGMQMMANNSDEGKLDGLKWIDATVKKFDETKINQVTRLPHMGWNDVKPVKDIELFRGLEKDSIFYFLHTYYFHCNNNEDIMAVTEYGGEFASAAHHENKYGIQFHPEKSHHYGEILLHNFAKL
- a CDS encoding AglZ/HisF2 family acetamidino modification protein, translating into MLRPRIIPSLLIQDNGLVKTVNFKNPKYVGDPINAVRIFNEKEVDELAIFDIDATVKGLEPNYSLIERIANQSRMPLCYGGGVKTVEQAQKIFGLGIEKIALSSAVLQNPQLITQIADRVGSQSVIVVLDVKKKLFGGYEVYTHNGKKATGINPFKFVEDAQKLGAGEIIINSIDQDGVMKGYDLSLIDKVREKISLPLTVLGGAGSLNDIKQVIDKHGIIGVAAGSLFVFKGVYKAVLINYPSFEEKEGLRQK
- a CDS encoding O-antigen ligase family protein; translated protein: MEKIGHLKASIIKDQEMYFLIMALFGYILAYIDPYYSKGFPHYINFFIRGGIFLLSIYFIVKNFHIVQKRKTVIIVFALFFSFYLFKLYKTIPSFTVPPDVFTGLKNSIYYYGFMVIPLPVIAILSLNYQEIDFKKFFRIIFFGLLIIFGINFLYTNFVFESYRSNGRSGIFRSYYILVGHYGLSLVIMSLYGYLFLKAKGYFYALGILLGSFAIFVSAARSPVLALFVILFVFLIAINNRKYWLCFLGAVVLAFVGLFVIYRTGIGENSIFFERLNGAIFERNASGRSSFFSRGIEIFLNHPLFGGNALFEDGMYSHNIFVDILMSTGVFGMALFIIYFKFVVQSFIKILKHIYKYKESGVVIFFFLQYFILAQTSGNLYLSFEFWYFGAAVIGLGYINFTNEEIKSNDSRGNTAGDY